The Bubalus bubalis isolate 160015118507 breed Murrah chromosome 2, NDDB_SH_1, whole genome shotgun sequence genome includes the window AACATTGCACTGACTATATTTAATGACTAgaccttctccaacatcacagttctgATTTCCTGTTATCTCCTCTTCTACACATACCTTGTTTCACCAGTACTAAATGACCTGAAGTTTCCTTGTCCACATATAAACACCTATTCATCCTTTAAAAACTTCTCAGGCATCACCTGAGATATTTCTGACATCTCTTCTACCACCTCCTATTCATGCCAAAATACTCTCCACTGTACACTGAACgtatttttgttatatatttattgcTTATATTTCTATGCCTGACGGTACAAAAGTTACTGCTAAAATGAATAAAGAGCATTTAGCTCTGCAATAATTTACAATGGAATAAAGCACTACTTCTCCATGACCAATTTTGTTAGTTCTGGAAGAAATTGGAGATATTAAGTGTTTAGGGCATAAATTCAAGAACCTACTACCCCCCATTTACCTGCTTTGTAGGACACCTTCCTAGAAATATTgttaaaaacaagaaagttaTGTAAATGTGCATCAAGCAGGCTCATAACAAAGATTACCTTTCTCCCAAACTTACTCATATTAACTAATAATTTATTTCACATAACTTAAAATTTCTAAATGGGAATTTATTTGTAAGGCAGAAGTGAAACAAAAGAATTCCCATAGTTCATTAagaaagtcagaaacagaaaagctCATTCTGATATGCCAAGATTTCAAATCGAagttattttcatataattttactATCTACAGTTCTTTAAAGAGCATTTGTCAAGGAATCTTGAAAATTTTAGAAGTAAACAGtatcaggaaaataaatttttttttcaatcagattatgcacaaaaataaagaattaaaattaatgcCTACTTGAAGGACGGTAGTTCCTGGTTCCACCATGACAGACTGACCATCAACAAATACTTCAATCAAGTTGCTTGCTGCTGTGGCAGTTGTTCGAACTGATCATCCAAAACATTGAGGTGAAGATGAAATGAACAGAATTCAAGTTATCACAGCAGAGGGTAATGGATTAAATAATTAACCTACAGGTCtaaattttttcctcattttatactATTCCCTTCTATTTCTCTAGatgcaaacttttaaaatactgaattagAGGAAAGCTTTTCCAATCCTTAATACCAAATGGAATATAGTTGTCTATTTTTAACAGCAGTTTAGGCTGTAACTTTTTTGGCCCTGCTGTGTGGCATGTGTACAATCTTAGTTCCCTACCAGGGCTTGAACCATGCCTCCTGCCACTGttaagtgtagagtcttaaccatgggactgCCAGGAAGCCCCAGTTATAACTTTTAATGCCACTGAACACATGTTCCTGGGAAGATCACTTCTCAAAGCAGAACGACTGCTTTTTCCATTCTGGCACTGATGGGGAATTCCTATTACTTTCCATTTCTATGAACTGTTTAAAGCTGTATTATTCTATTCAGCTATTCTagtctatttttaataaaaattattatacttttaaataaaaataaaccactgACTCaacattgtttctatttttatttaaaatctattatgGATTTAGGGTCTTTCAAGAAACATTCCATAAACCTATAAATTTACAAAGATAGTTTAGTGCCCACAAacttgcaatttaaaaaaaagatactcaCCACATCCTTTAGAAGACTTGGAAAGGCCTACTAAGGCCTTTCTTACAGGTATCCTTAACATactgctaaaaataaaacaaagaagggCTATGTTATGATAGAAAAAACAATCCCAATAACAAACTTTTCAGTAATATTTCATGGGTGTAAAGgacttcatatacatattttattccaTGGAACATTTCACAAGTCCTGATATTGTTTCTCAAATTATAGAGATGAGAATACTCCATCTCAGCTAAAGTAACTGACTTTTACATCATCAAGAAGCTAAGGAAGAGCCGCTAGTATATAAATATGAGCCTTCTAATTCTATACAAAGggcagttttgttgtttttaattataaacaaaTGGTCAAACTTAAATACAACTATGTagtaaaataaattctaagaatTAGCTTATCATTAGTTGCTATGTAAAATAGAGCCTACCTTTCTATCTTCATTTCCTGCTAATACACATTCCAAAATTCTATGTTCTAAGCAGTTATCTACTAAATGCTCCTGAGATATTCTGAGCCTAAGATATTCACAAGCCTAAGCTTGAAAAAGTCTGGAGTGCCATTTTCTGTGTCAAGTAGTACATTTATCTTTCAGATTTGcaattatttgtttttgtgctTGTTCTACCCCCACACTGTATTATGAACTTGCTGAATCTTTCTATCTCTACCCCCAAGGATCGCGCACAGTAAGCTCTAAAAGAGTGGTTCTCTACAAGACACAATTTTGTTTCCCAGGGAACATTTAGCAAGGTCCAGAGAAATTGTCTGTGGTCATGATGAGGGGAAACCTATTGGCgtctagtgggtagaggtcagGGTGCAATTAAAGATCCTACAATGCTCAGGACAATTTCCCATAAATAGAATTACCTAAAGTGCTGCGGCTGAGAAGCCCTCTCTACAGGATTTGCTGAattactgaaataaatgaaagtagGTTACATAACTTAACACCAATTAAAGGTGTACATAAGCAAACACTGAAAAGTTATTTGATCTTTTAGAGTTTCTTGTCCACTCACTTGATCATATGGACAAAGCACTGCTGAATCAGAACAGCACAGATTCAAAATCAACAATCAATATTTCATACAACAGTGTAAAAAATGTTAATTACTATTTTGTTCATGTCCAATACAATATGAAACTGGTGCCTACTTTAGCTAGAAAATCCACGAGGACTATTTGTATTGAACACCCAGCATCAAATGGAAGACTGCATAACCCCAACATAAGAAATACAGATTTGCAAAActttgctaagtgctttacacttTTTTGGCTACCTTGCAGGAacagaaaaaatcaaatataagaTGGGAAAGTGCTAATGATGAATCATTTCTAAAACTAGACTGAACTCGTTTTGGTACAGGGATAGATAATACCACTCCACATTCACCATGTATCCTGCATCTATCCACTTCTTTCCCTCCAAGGTACTATCCTATtccaagccaccatcatctcttgcTTGGACTATTAGAACAGCCCCCTAACAGGTCTCCTGGCTTCCACACTGCTCCCATTGCCTCTCCCATCTTGCCAAGGGCCGTGGCCTCAGACTGAAATGCTCTTTCCTCAGATCTTTCTGGGCCCTCCTCATCCTTCAAATTTCTGCCTTAAAAGGCATTTCTCAGGAAGATTTTCTTAGACCAGTCTAACTAAAACTATCGTTAACTACTCCCCAGTCATGTCACTCATTTAATTCTTCCTTGCAGACTCGCTTCTAGTTTATAATAGACGTCCAGTAACTATTTGCTAAATGAGTTCTATATCTACCATCTGGCCATCACTTCCACTTTCCTGGCATTAAAGAGTGTAGGTGCTCTGGCAGTCTTGTAACACCCTGCTTAAAGATGCATATACAATTCAGTGGGGGGGGGGAGACTTTCAGTAAAAAACCAACCTGATGTTTATTCATCAGAAACAGTTCATGTTACAGCCTCTATACTCTCAGAAAGTTCTGTTTCTGAGCAGAGTTGTATCTGATCCACGCTTTTATAGTACATGTGCATGCATTAGATCCCCCAAATTTAAACAACGTAGCTTTGTCATTTGCAGTACAACCTTTGGGCCAACTGTTTAAATGTCCCTTTCTTCCCCAACAGTGAAAATGGTAAGAAGTGCTACCCAATGCAGCCcttgcaaaaaaccaaaaaaaaaacaaaacaaaaggcatGCACAGTTGCTAAGGCAACAGCGGCCAAAGATGCCCTGTACCAGGTATGTGTTAATTTGGGGGAAAAGCTTCAGTCTTTAGGCCTAAGTCACTGACACAGGTCCTCTCCAGGAAGGGGACTGTCTTGCATTCCCGTGCAAAGGGAAGGTCACCCACAAGGTGCACTCGGGCCAGCGTTCCCCAGGGCCTCCAggtttcctcctcctctctgctccatCAGACCAGAGATCTTGCCTAACAGTCCTCACCTGCCGGCTCTCGGGGGTTCCCAAGGAGGCGGGGTGGAACGCGGCGCAAAGTCAAGGACAAGAGGAGAATGAGTGGGCCGAGACAAAGGAAACAGTCTCGTCAATAAACAAACGCCGGGGGCTGGGGCACCTCAGCCTTCTCACCCAAACACGACCTCACCTTCTCCCTGGAACCGCGGAGGCTACCCTGCAGAATTGTCTGCAATACACCGACCCCTTCAGAGGCCGGGTTGCTTATTCAATATGGCGGTCTCGGGTATCTCCGCCAGCCGGGCCTGGAAGAACGGAAAGCCGGGAGGGACTAGAAACCCCAGTTCGACAATTTCCGGCTGATAGAGTTCGGCAACTTCCGTGGGCTTGACAGAGGGCGGGGCGGAGGGCCTAGCACCCGGGAGGAGGCCGGGGTAGGGTTGGGGGTGACGGGGGCCGGCTCGGACCCGCAGTTCCGCCGGAAGTGGCCTGTCGGCTGAGGCCGAGCGTTTTCGGCCATCTCCGGCACCCCCAGAGGGCGGGTCCTAGAGTGTTCGAAAAGCTTGGAGGTGGCAATTTAAGAAATACccattttattaattgatttCCAAACGCAAAGAAGGGCCAACGGATAAATTGCGGGCCATTAATTTAGAGCCTTTGCTTTTTACGTTGAAGAATCTTAACGTACTTTGACCTTTAACCTGCGGCCGAGGGCCTCGGAGAGAAACGCCTCCGTTTCTATATAAGGGATTTCCGGCCTTTGGCGgccctttttttcctcttagcgCTGGGCGCAGACCGGTTGCGCGCCTCTTTTTCTTCGCTGCCTCCCAGTTCTAGATTAGCCGTCGCCATGGGTTTTGGAGACTTGAAAAGCCCCGCTGGCCTCCAGGTGCTCAACGACTACTTGGCGGACAAGAGTTACATAGAGGGGTGAGCGCATTGGCCCGGGTCGGGCAGGGCCGGGTTGGTGGGGCCACGTGGCGCCGCCTCGGCTGCGGCTAGAGGAAGGGAAACCCGGTCCCGGGGCTCTCCCTGGGGAGGGGGTTGCGAGGGAACAAGGGTTAAAATGTGCTTTTTCCGCACGGTTAACTCCAGCAGGTTTTTCCACGTCTTTGCTCCGTTAACAGATGTAAGCCTGTAGCTCCATGTTAGCAATTGCAATTTCTGAAGAGGTCTACTGAGTGGCAAGAATGTCTCAGGGTATCGCGGAGAACCAAATAAATGATCCCTTATCCTAAGAAGCTTATTTCTTACAAAAGACAAAGCAGCTTAGGTACCCCGGTGACGAAAGGGCGAGTTCGTAGTGTTTGTCATTCATTTGCTGGTGTTTGTATCTCTCCTTATAAAAGTGTGTGTAATTACGTTTGTATCATCGGCAGGTATGTGCCATCCCAAGCAGATGTAGCAGTGTTTGAAGCCGTCTCCGGCCCACCACCTGCCGACTTGTGTCATGCCCTCCGTTGGTATAATCACATCAAATCTTATGAGAAGGAAAAGGCCAGGTAAAATTATCTTTGTGTTTGCTTGAAGAATAGAATACTTTCAGAGCTTAAACTCGGGGTTTTCACGTGACAAGTTAGGGTTCAGGATATTTTAGTTTTGTTGGGATGTTGTGAGCAAATAATTTCTCCATGACTTGAGAAGGGCCAAGAGACCGAAATCCTCCCGTTTTTTCACGTAGCAGGTAGAACGTGAccatattgaagaaaaaaattggtcAATCtaggaaatagaaaattttattcaagccacACCGAGGGTTATAATCTCTGAAAAACTCCTCCAAAACCTGACAACTGTTCCCTCCACATAAGTAAGACAAGGCTGTACATTAATTCATGTATTATTTAATGACGGTTTATATAATCTAGATCTACAGGTGCAAAGCAGGTCATGGTTCATCATGACCCAAGattaagaagaaatatttttttaagagggTTGGTTAATGCACATATACAATGCAgcctagaggggagggaggtggttcAAATGGactaagaaaaatttaatttttaatttttattttgtcttgccacaaaatatgaattttacttGATCAAAAACAGCAATTCAGCTTTTCCCCACACTGCCCTGCCAGTGTGCCTGACCTTGACTTGGGGGGTGGTGCACCTCTGGGATGAGCAGGTCCTTCTTCAATCTTCGGAAACTGCTAACAAGAATGGAAGTTGGAGGAGATAGATTCCAGTTCACTAAGAATGGAACTGAGCATACTTAATGAAATCTCAAATAGAAGTACTCATTCTGAAACTATATCGTTGTCCATATTGAATATAATGTTTCACATGGTACTGATGATTGTTGGGTGAGAagctaaacatatatataaaagtatttacCAGGGAGGGTTGAAGGGTAAATTCTTAGTACAAAAGAGATTCTTTAATTGTAATGAAAACAAGTTCTCCTGTGTTACATGAAAGGGGACATCATGGTGACTTAGTAacatttgattaattttttttttcaagcctgCCAGGAGTGAAGAAAGCTTTGGGCAAGTATGGCCCTGCTAATGTGGAAGACACCACAGAAAGTGGAGCTACAGATAGTAAAGATGATGATGACATTGATCTCTTTGGATCTGATGATGAGGAGGTATGGCATAAATTGACTTATGTGTGTATTACTGTGCTTAAGCACAGGCTCTGTAGCCAAAACCCCTGGGTTTTAACTCTGGCTTCACTTAAAATtacctgccttttaaaaattctgactgGCTACATGATGAATAAAATCAAATCACCATCTTTCGGCTGAGCTCGTGATGGATTTGCTTTTTTCTGACACAGTCAGTCTTCGTTACAACCCACCAGCTTTAAACTGAGGAACAACCCACTTTGTGAAATACATGAAATTTTTTCCTTTACAGGAAAGTGAAGAAGCCAAGAGGCTAAGAGAAGAACGCCTTGCCCAGTATGAGTCAAAGAAAGCCAAAAGTGGGTCATTTTATAATTTGTGTCTAATTGACTTAATAGATTTCATAatgtaaataatcttttaaaaaaactaaccTCCAAAGTAATTTCCTTTCCTCCCCATTTTGTTGAAGTAGAGCTTCAAAACTTCCACAGCTACTGGTCTGCAGCTGTTCTTAAAGGTAGCAGCTGTGGCATTCCACTGTGGGAAAGAAACTGTCGCACAACTCAACACCTCTTTCTCAGCACAACAGAAAGTGGGCATGTGTGTGACAAACACAAGGTGTGTGTTCTATACTTCTGTGTGGCTAAGGAGATGATCcatttagaaacaaatttaagATTTGTTAAGTGACTTGGAGTAGGGTAAAAAGAATTGTTTGAACGATGGTGTTTCCtgtacactttttaaatttttttagaacCAGCACTTGTCGCCAAGTCTTCCATCTTATTAGACGTGAAACCTTGGGATGATGAGACCGATATGGCAAAACTAGAGGAGTGCGTCAGAAGCATTCAAGCAGACGGCTTGGTCTGGGGCTCTTGTGAGTTTAATCTTCTTTTTGACACTGGCATCTGCATGGTTTCCAACTGTGTcaattctaagatttttttcgATCTTCTTTTCAGCTAAACTAGTTCCGGTTGGGTATGGCATTAAAAAACTTCAAATACAGTGTGTAGTTGAAGACGACAAAGTTGGGACAGACATGCTGGAGGAGCAGATCACTGCTTTCGATGAGTATGTACAGTCTATGGATGTGGCTGCATTCAACAAGATCTAAAATCCATCATGGTTCAGTGCCcataaataaaagtttgaaagaCAACCCTTGGCTCTTGATTTCTAAATAAGAAGGTGGTACTTATATTCCATTTTTGAGGGAAGAAATTCAGTGGCTAGATAATTCATAAATAATGTAAATTTAGGTCAGCGTTGTCATTCCACATTTAGCCAAAAAAAGACTACCTATTATGAATACTGTGGCTACGCATCGATGTAAGGTAGATTTCATAAACAAAAGTCGACTTAGGACAACTTCTCTACCTGTTAGTGACGTCCTCTATAAGTGGTGATACAGCTTTTACTGCAGTATTTCAAGCGTTTATATTATTGGAGAGGTGTACTTGACTGAGAATTTGtactaagagttttttttttttctttgaccacATCACTTGGCTTTTGGGACTTTAGTTACCCAGGTCAAAAGCAGTTAACTGCCAAGAGTTGATTTTAGATTAATTTGGCCCATGTATAATGATGGCTCAGTTACAAAGTTACCTAATATCTGAGCTGACTCCTCAATGAGAATATTCAGAATATCTTGAATCATAAGAAATGAGTGAAAAACAGGTAAAGTGCTTATGGTAACGCCAGGCATGTGGCAAATAATATCATTTTGTTGGATAGTTAACATTTGGAGTTAAAGGAATTAAAGGCCAAGACTAACTCATTTTGTAGTTGGGGACGATGGCTGACAGTAGTTTGTTGTGACCTAACATCTTCAAGctagggtctgctgctgc containing:
- the EEF1B2 gene encoding elongation factor 1-beta — encoded protein: MGFGDLKSPAGLQVLNDYLADKSYIEGYVPSQADVAVFEAVSGPPPADLCHALRWYNHIKSYEKEKASLPGVKKALGKYGPANVEDTTESGATDSKDDDDIDLFGSDDEEESEEAKRLREERLAQYESKKAKKPALVAKSSILLDVKPWDDETDMAKLEECVRSIQADGLVWGSSKLVPVGYGIKKLQIQCVVEDDKVGTDMLEEQITAFDEYVQSMDVAAFNKI